The Mercenaria mercenaria strain notata chromosome 10, MADL_Memer_1, whole genome shotgun sequence genome contains a region encoding:
- the LOC123561452 gene encoding uncharacterized protein LOC123561452, translated as MDETNQLQFQFCNLGIPYAVIIIIATSIGLWFLHRKLRRNSAPNSVTSIKSGWEMSKNLQFSEIGVNFNERRRPESTWGQDNGDLKLRHEFRSIDIRPNDWDRATTTVDAVLDMLLCEMQEIARKEYKDLVIEKYVRQGSSREGLKVNKADEFDVLLLFHIMGMHLEINHLTDANDFILPEFGRLVVADDIRNPWLYNGYIVKDEVL; from the exons ATGGATGAGACGAATCAGTTACAGTTTCAGTTTTGTAATTTGGGAATTCCTTATGcggtcatcatcatcattgcaACATCAATAGGCCTATGGTTTCTGCACAGGAAGCTGAGAAGGAATTCTGCTCCAAATAGT GTCACGTCCATAAAATCCGGATGGGAAATGTCGAAAAACCTACAATTTTCTGAGATAGGAGTGAACTTCAACGAACGGAGACGACCAGAAAGCACTTGGGGTCAAGATAATGGAGATCTGAAACTACGTCACG AATTTAGATCCATTGATATAAGACCAAACGATTGGGACCGTGCAACAACAACTGTGGATGCTGTGCTGGATATGTTGCTGTGCGAGATGCAGGAAATAGCGCGCAAAGAGTACAAAGATTTggtcattgaaaaatatgtaagacAAG GTAGCAGTCGAGAAGGCCTAAAAGTAAACAAGGCAGATGAGTTTgacgttttgttgttgtttcacaTAATGGGAATGCATTTAGAG ATAAATCACCTCACTGATGCAAACGACTTCATCTTACCAGAGTTTGGCCGACTTGTGGTTGCAGACGACATTAGAAACCCATGGCTTTATAATGGTTACATCGTTAAAGatgaagttttatga